The Prosthecobacter dejongeii genome contains a region encoding:
- the tnpA gene encoding IS200/IS605 family transposase, with protein MSPSLAQIYIHLVFSTKDREPCISNAIQPKLHAYLAGTLNAVDCPALCVGGMPDHVHLLFRLAGTVSLSDAVKTAKVESSKWMKTQGHIGHFTWQSGYGAFSVSASQLETVTHYIRNQAEHHVERTFQDEFRRMLELYQIDYNEAYVWD; from the coding sequence ATGTCTCCATCGCTCGCTCAGATTTATATCCACTTGGTATTCTCGACCAAGGACCGGGAACCTTGCATTAGCAACGCTATCCAGCCAAAACTGCATGCCTATCTTGCTGGCACCTTGAACGCCGTGGATTGCCCCGCGCTTTGTGTCGGTGGCATGCCTGACCATGTGCATCTTCTCTTTCGACTCGCTGGCACTGTCTCCCTCTCGGATGCGGTGAAGACCGCCAAGGTAGAATCTTCGAAGTGGATGAAGACACAGGGCCACATCGGCCACTTTACTTGGCAGTCCGGTTACGGTGCTTTTTCTGTCAGCGCATCCCAATTAGAAACGGTCACTCACTACATTCGAAATCAAGCCGAACACCACGTGGAACGAACTTTCCAAGATGAATTCAGACGCATGCTAGAACTCTACCAAATCGACTACAACGAGGCCTATGTATGGGATTGA
- a CDS encoding GlsB/YeaQ/YmgE family stress response membrane protein has protein sequence MGFISWIILGLLAGGIAKFLMPGKDPGGCFLTIILGVVGASVGGWIGTQLGFGSVEQFDLRGLGIAILGSLVLLMIYRVIAGRK, from the coding sequence ATGGGCTTCATTTCTTGGATCATCCTCGGCCTGCTTGCGGGCGGTATCGCTAAGTTTCTCATGCCAGGCAAAGACCCTGGCGGCTGTTTTCTCACCATCATTCTGGGCGTGGTCGGGGCCTCCGTGGGCGGCTGGATCGGCACCCAGCTAGGCTTTGGCTCGGTGGAACAGTTTGATCTGCGAGGGCTAGGCATTGCCATTCTTGGCTCTCTGGTTCTGCTGATGATTTATCGCGTCATTGCCGGACGGAAGTAA
- a CDS encoding alpha-amylase family glycosyl hydrolase: MSDRKKALEKIHVIPGMGCMVQPKGVAFRVWAPHAESVSVVGLFNNWDPAAHPMQREDGDTWFTMVDVAEEGQGYLYHIRNGEQEFTRPDPRGRAMENSVGNTLVWKPKPEEAGPAFTAPNMNDLVIYEMHVGSFNVPEGANHGTFASAVEKMPYLKSLGINAIEVMPVAEFAGDLSWGYNPASPFAVESAYGGPQGLLAFVKAAHAHGIAVIMDVVYNHFGPSDLGLWQFDGWSENDKGGIYFYNDHRSSTPWGDTRPDYGRGEVRTYIRDNALMWFEEYGVDGLRWDMTVFIRSCQGNPGHPDDDLSEGWGLMQWVNDEIHAQYPDAITIAEDLRDSEWLVKGTGAGGAGFRSQWNAAFVHPVRDVMIQTADEHRRLEAIQTALTCCFDGDVFKRVIYSESHDEVANGKARLPTEISPDDAGALPARQRSNLAAALVYTAPGIPMIFQGQEFLTDEWFRDDVPLDWSRPEDFKGVLALYRDLAGLRRNLGGNTAGLTGQHVHVHHVEHERKVLGFRRWREGGAGDDVLVILNLSHTAADDVRVGVPNAGCWKVRFHSDAQVYGHDLGGHPCLDAEATEGEWEGYPFSIHLALGGYSAAILSQDK; the protein is encoded by the coding sequence ATGAGCGATCGCAAAAAAGCCTTGGAAAAAATTCACGTCATCCCTGGTATGGGCTGCATGGTGCAGCCTAAAGGCGTGGCTTTTCGTGTGTGGGCACCCCATGCAGAAAGTGTTTCAGTGGTGGGGCTTTTTAATAATTGGGACCCTGCGGCACACCCCATGCAGCGTGAGGATGGGGACACATGGTTCACCATGGTGGATGTGGCTGAGGAGGGCCAAGGTTACCTCTACCACATCCGGAATGGTGAGCAGGAATTTACCCGGCCAGATCCACGCGGGCGAGCTATGGAAAACTCGGTGGGCAATACCCTGGTGTGGAAGCCTAAACCGGAAGAGGCAGGTCCTGCCTTTACCGCGCCCAACATGAATGACTTGGTCATTTATGAAATGCATGTGGGGTCATTCAATGTGCCTGAAGGTGCCAATCATGGTACCTTTGCGAGCGCGGTGGAGAAGATGCCTTATTTGAAAAGCTTGGGCATCAATGCGATCGAGGTGATGCCTGTAGCAGAGTTTGCGGGAGATCTTTCTTGGGGATACAATCCCGCCAGTCCCTTTGCTGTGGAGTCTGCCTACGGGGGACCTCAAGGATTGCTCGCTTTCGTCAAAGCCGCACACGCTCATGGCATCGCGGTCATCATGGATGTGGTGTACAATCACTTTGGGCCCTCAGATCTCGGCCTCTGGCAGTTCGATGGCTGGTCTGAAAACGACAAAGGCGGTATCTACTTTTACAACGACCACCGCTCCAGCACGCCATGGGGAGACACCCGGCCTGATTACGGGCGGGGTGAGGTGCGCACCTACATTCGCGACAATGCGCTGATGTGGTTTGAAGAATACGGTGTGGACGGCCTGCGCTGGGACATGACGGTTTTCATCCGCAGTTGCCAAGGCAATCCTGGTCACCCAGACGATGATCTTTCTGAGGGATGGGGCCTGATGCAGTGGGTGAATGACGAGATCCACGCGCAGTATCCAGATGCCATCACCATCGCGGAAGATCTGCGTGACAGCGAATGGCTAGTCAAAGGCACAGGCGCAGGGGGGGCAGGCTTTCGCTCACAGTGGAATGCGGCTTTTGTACATCCTGTGCGCGATGTGATGATCCAGACAGCTGATGAACATCGGCGGTTGGAAGCCATTCAAACAGCTCTGACCTGCTGCTTTGATGGCGATGTCTTCAAGCGTGTGATTTACAGCGAGTCACATGATGAGGTGGCCAATGGAAAAGCGCGCCTGCCCACGGAAATCTCCCCGGATGATGCGGGTGCGCTGCCTGCAAGACAGCGGTCAAACCTCGCTGCGGCTTTGGTCTATACCGCGCCAGGCATCCCCATGATTTTTCAGGGGCAGGAGTTCCTCACAGATGAATGGTTCCGTGACGATGTGCCCCTTGACTGGTCGCGGCCTGAGGATTTCAAAGGCGTACTAGCTCTATACCGAGATCTCGCTGGTCTGCGTAGAAACCTGGGGGGTAACACTGCGGGGCTCACAGGTCAGCACGTGCATGTGCATCATGTGGAGCATGAGCGTAAGGTTCTGGGCTTCCGTCGCTGGCGCGAGGGAGGGGCGGGAGATGACGTGCTCGTCATTTTAAATCTGAGTCATACCGCTGCAGATGATGTGCGTGTGGGCGTGCCAAACGCAGGCTGCTGGAAGGTGCGTTTCCACAGTGACGCCCAGGTCTATGGGCACGATCTGGGAGGTCACCCCTGCCTGGATGCCGAGGCCACGGAGGGAGAATGGGAGGGGTATCCTTTCAGCATTCATCTTGCCTTAGGGGGATACTCTGCGGCTATTCTTTCGCAGGATAAGTGA
- a CDS encoding ADP-ribosylglycohydrolase family protein has translation MNAQTNQQRFLGGLYGSLVGDALGVPVEFKPRADRVADPVTGMRDYGTHGQPAGTWSDDGALLLCSVESLVEKGFDTEDMGARFVRWCNLGHWTAHGTVFDIGIATRKALLLIEQGCPAELAGGQDQYDNGNGSLMRILPVALAFHLKDETLFCSHLDRASAITHGHQRSQMACVFYGLMVRGLIYGLDPQAALQQAQVCFVGIYEKSEEFSHFVTVMQPTLGTLPESQIGSGGYVMETLTAALWCLLTTSSFSECVLKAVNLGDDTDTTGCVAGGLAGVYYGLDSIPKDWQAKLPRQQSLHDLFHPFIPLCAP, from the coding sequence ATGAACGCCCAAACTAACCAACAACGCTTTCTCGGCGGCCTTTACGGATCGCTCGTCGGCGATGCCCTCGGAGTGCCCGTGGAATTCAAACCGCGAGCCGACCGTGTGGCAGATCCTGTGACGGGCATGCGAGACTATGGCACCCACGGCCAGCCTGCAGGCACGTGGTCGGATGATGGAGCCCTGCTCCTCTGCTCCGTCGAAAGCTTGGTGGAAAAAGGTTTCGATACCGAGGACATGGGGGCTCGTTTTGTGCGCTGGTGCAACCTCGGGCACTGGACCGCTCATGGAACCGTTTTTGATATCGGCATCGCCACTCGAAAGGCCTTGCTACTCATTGAGCAAGGTTGCCCCGCTGAGCTGGCAGGTGGCCAGGATCAGTATGACAATGGCAACGGTTCCCTCATGCGCATTCTGCCCGTGGCCCTGGCTTTTCACCTCAAGGACGAAACTCTCTTTTGCAGCCATTTGGATAGAGCCTCTGCCATCACACACGGTCATCAACGCTCCCAAATGGCCTGTGTTTTTTATGGGCTCATGGTTCGCGGATTGATCTACGGCCTGGACCCGCAAGCTGCGCTTCAGCAAGCACAAGTCTGTTTCGTAGGTATCTACGAAAAGTCCGAAGAGTTCAGCCACTTCGTCACGGTGATGCAACCCACACTTGGCACCCTACCAGAATCTCAGATCGGCTCTGGAGGCTACGTCATGGAAACCCTCACCGCCGCCCTCTGGTGCCTCCTAACCACAAGCTCATTCTCCGAATGCGTCCTCAAAGCCGTGAATCTGGGCGATGACACCGACACCACCGGCTGCGTCGCTGGCGGCCTTGCAGGTGTCTATTACGGACTCGATTCCATCCCTAAAGACTGGCAGGCCAAACTGCCCCGCCAGCAAAGCCTCCATGATCTTTTCCACCCCTTCATTCCTCTCTGTGCACCATGA
- a CDS encoding ADP-ribosylglycohydrolase family protein, protein MTDRHNAPTHEARLQRALLSLDGLSVGDAFGQLLSTQSRSARRIVEHNGLPGPHWWHTDDSQMAMAIVEELAATGQISPDSLADRFTKRYLADPGRGYGRGARLQLQEMARGTGWRQTSTAAFNGRGSKGNGSAMRSAPLGAYFADDLECVVSESTQSSVVTHSHPEGIAGSVAVSLAAAQTWQSRGLELKAARHSIWQATLERTPHGETWEGLQRAFAVPLEMLPENAARILGSGFLVTAADTVPFAIWCAIRHLDDYREALIATLEGDGDCDTNCAIVGGIVSMFVGRSGIPEDWLKSRERLDLNFLP, encoded by the coding sequence ATGACAGATAGACACAACGCTCCCACTCACGAAGCTCGTCTCCAGAGAGCCTTACTGTCGCTGGATGGTTTGTCGGTAGGGGATGCCTTCGGCCAGTTGCTTTCGACCCAATCACGCAGCGCTAGACGCATTGTCGAACATAATGGCCTTCCCGGGCCCCACTGGTGGCACACGGATGACAGTCAAATGGCGATGGCCATCGTGGAGGAACTCGCTGCAACGGGACAGATTTCACCTGACTCTCTCGCCGATCGGTTTACCAAGCGCTACTTGGCGGATCCTGGCCGGGGTTATGGCAGAGGGGCCAGATTGCAGTTGCAGGAGATGGCCCGTGGCACAGGCTGGAGACAGACATCGACAGCAGCTTTCAATGGACGTGGATCCAAAGGAAATGGCAGTGCCATGAGATCGGCTCCTCTAGGTGCTTACTTCGCCGACGACCTTGAATGTGTTGTCAGTGAAAGCACCCAAAGCTCCGTAGTCACACATTCCCATCCTGAGGGAATCGCGGGCAGTGTCGCGGTTTCCCTAGCTGCTGCCCAGACTTGGCAGAGTCGTGGGCTAGAATTGAAGGCGGCGCGTCACAGCATCTGGCAAGCAACACTGGAACGGACCCCACACGGCGAAACATGGGAGGGACTCCAAAGAGCCTTCGCAGTCCCGCTTGAGATGCTCCCAGAAAATGCGGCTCGCATCCTAGGCTCCGGGTTTCTGGTCACTGCGGCAGACACAGTGCCCTTTGCCATTTGGTGTGCCATCCGTCATCTCGATGACTATCGTGAAGCCCTCATCGCCACCCTTGAAGGGGACGGTGACTGTGACACCAACTGCGCCATCGTCGGCGGCATTGTTTCAATGTTTGTTGGCCGTTCTGGCATTCCGGAAGATTGGCTAAAATCCCGCGAAAGATTGGATCTGAACTTTCTTCCATAA
- a CDS encoding nicotinate phosphoribosyltransferase, which translates to MKTDTPLLTDLYQLTMAAGYWKCGKAEQEAVFHLFFRKLPFAGGYAIAAGLGDVVKWLQGFRFARAELEYLATIPGRDGKPLFEPGFLDYLGAMKWQCDVTAIPEGTVVFPHEPLLRIQGPLIQAQLVETALLNIINFQTLIATKAARVCQAAQGEPVLEFGLRRAQGPDGAVMASRAAFIGGCASTSNVLAGMTHGIPVRGTHAHSWVMSFDTELEAFATYAEAMPNNCVFLVDTYDTVEGVRHAVEIGHRLRAQGHELAGIRLDSGDLAWLSTEARRILDEGGFPQANIVASNDLDEHLIESLKHQGAAINVWGVGTKLVTGGEQAALGGVYKLGAIRHENGEWEPKIKLSEQAVKVSNPGIQQVRRFTLNGEFRGDAIYDQETGCPAPTEIMHPADPQRSKIMPEAATHEDLLQPVFQRGQFVGEQPTLQEIQARTRHQLQHLHATVRRLQHPHEYPAGVEGSLAQKKLAMMAKAKSTPRL; encoded by the coding sequence ATGAAAACAGATACCCCCCTCCTCACCGATCTCTATCAGCTCACCATGGCAGCGGGCTATTGGAAGTGTGGTAAAGCTGAACAAGAAGCCGTCTTCCATCTCTTCTTTCGCAAGCTGCCCTTTGCAGGCGGCTACGCCATCGCTGCCGGTCTGGGCGATGTGGTGAAGTGGCTGCAAGGTTTCCGCTTTGCCCGAGCGGAGTTGGAGTATCTAGCCACCATCCCTGGACGGGATGGCAAGCCGTTGTTTGAACCTGGGTTCCTCGACTATCTCGGTGCCATGAAGTGGCAGTGCGATGTGACGGCCATTCCTGAAGGCACGGTGGTGTTTCCTCATGAGCCCCTGCTGCGCATCCAGGGTCCGCTCATTCAGGCTCAGCTTGTCGAAACTGCTTTGCTGAACATCATCAATTTTCAAACCCTCATCGCCACCAAAGCCGCGCGCGTCTGCCAGGCTGCGCAGGGTGAGCCCGTATTGGAATTCGGCCTCCGCCGTGCTCAGGGACCAGACGGTGCCGTGATGGCCAGTAGGGCGGCTTTCATTGGCGGCTGTGCCTCCACCTCGAACGTGCTCGCAGGCATGACCCATGGCATTCCCGTGCGTGGCACGCATGCTCACTCGTGGGTCATGTCGTTCGACACCGAGCTGGAAGCCTTCGCCACCTATGCCGAGGCCATGCCTAACAACTGTGTGTTTCTGGTAGATACCTACGACACCGTGGAAGGCGTCCGCCATGCCGTGGAGATCGGCCACAGGCTGCGGGCTCAAGGTCACGAACTAGCGGGCATCCGGCTGGACTCGGGAGACCTCGCCTGGCTTAGTACGGAAGCACGCCGCATCCTAGATGAGGGCGGATTTCCTCAAGCCAACATCGTGGCCAGCAACGACCTGGATGAACATCTCATCGAAAGCCTGAAGCATCAGGGGGCTGCGATCAATGTCTGGGGTGTGGGCACCAAGCTCGTTACGGGTGGTGAACAGGCTGCTCTGGGCGGCGTTTATAAGCTGGGTGCCATCCGCCATGAAAATGGCGAATGGGAACCCAAGATCAAACTCAGTGAGCAGGCGGTGAAAGTGAGCAATCCTGGCATCCAGCAAGTGCGCCGTTTCACCCTGAATGGCGAGTTTCGCGGCGATGCCATTTACGATCAAGAAACCGGCTGTCCCGCACCGACTGAGATCATGCACCCGGCCGATCCTCAGCGCAGCAAGATCATGCCCGAAGCCGCCACTCATGAGGATCTCTTACAGCCAGTCTTCCAGCGCGGCCAGTTCGTGGGTGAACAACCTACCCTTCAAGAAATTCAGGCCCGCACCCGTCATCAGCTTCAGCACCTGCACGCCACGGTGAGACGCCTGCAGCATCCTCACGAATACCCTGCCGGGGTCGAAGGTAGCCTAGCGCAAAAGAAGCTGGCGATGATGGCGAAAGCCAAAAGTACTCCAAGGCTTTAG
- a CDS encoding NUDIX hydrolase — protein sequence MKHTYEYPRAALTVDCVVFGFDAAELQVLLIERGISPFKGQWALPGGFVRVDETLDEAARRELLEETGLEKLFLEQLYTFSSVNRDPRERVISVAYYALTKPTYHRTQATTDAADAQWFSVRHIPALAFDHADILATALQRLRGKLRYEPIGFELLPPKFTLSHLQQLYEAVLGTELDKRNFRKKVLSYDLLLPLDETHREGAHRPAQLFRFDPVRYEKLKKKGFHFEL from the coding sequence ATGAAACACACGTATGAATACCCACGCGCTGCTCTTACCGTGGACTGTGTTGTTTTCGGCTTTGATGCTGCAGAACTCCAAGTGCTGCTCATTGAACGTGGGATCTCTCCTTTCAAAGGCCAGTGGGCCCTGCCTGGTGGCTTTGTGCGTGTGGATGAAACCCTCGATGAAGCCGCACGTCGGGAGCTCCTGGAAGAGACGGGCTTAGAAAAACTCTTTCTCGAACAACTCTACACTTTTAGTTCGGTGAACCGCGACCCTCGCGAGCGAGTCATCAGCGTGGCCTATTATGCCCTGACCAAGCCTACCTACCACCGTACTCAGGCCACCACCGATGCCGCCGATGCCCAGTGGTTCTCCGTCCGTCACATCCCTGCCCTCGCCTTTGACCATGCCGATATCCTAGCCACAGCCCTGCAACGACTGCGCGGCAAGCTCCGCTACGAGCCCATCGGCTTTGAACTGCTGCCCCCCAAGTTCACCCTCAGCCACCTCCAACAGCTCTACGAGGCCGTGCTCGGCACTGAATTGGACAAGCGCAACTTTCGCAAAAAAGTCCTCAGCTACGACCTCCTCCTCCCCCTGGACGAAACCCACCGCGAAGGCGCCCACCGCCCCGCTCAACTCTTCCGCTTCGATCCCGTGCGTTACGAGAAACTCAAGAAAAAGGGATTCCACTTTGAATTATGA
- a CDS encoding radical SAM protein, which yields MKNVFPIVDGRVQTRSLESHIVDHCNLRCASCCSLSPQLPKWEVEPAALADELRLARRVIAPTWLKLVGGEPLLHSRLLECLEVAKAANIATIVSVTTNGFLLPRQADEFWEMLDALTVSLYPQPALPAATIQLIEEKAAQHHVRLNWKKQDQFVQMDREERCEDDAENEAVWAACWLRRRCHMIRDGRFYACTRPAHFSKMLDEDFTADGVLLHEANTAEEIQSYLQRSEPLEACALCLGGNAPEAPHRQLKPGEERVRVTA from the coding sequence ATGAAAAACGTCTTCCCCATCGTTGACGGTCGCGTGCAGACTCGGTCGCTGGAGTCGCACATTGTGGATCACTGCAACCTACGTTGCGCGTCGTGCTGCTCCCTGTCCCCTCAGCTGCCAAAGTGGGAGGTGGAACCTGCTGCGCTCGCAGATGAGCTGCGACTCGCGCGCCGGGTCATTGCGCCGACTTGGCTGAAATTGGTAGGGGGGGAGCCATTGCTACATTCGCGACTCCTTGAATGCCTTGAGGTGGCCAAAGCGGCAAACATCGCCACCATTGTTTCCGTCACGACAAATGGCTTTTTACTGCCTCGACAGGCTGACGAATTTTGGGAAATGCTGGATGCCCTTACCGTATCGCTTTATCCCCAGCCTGCATTGCCTGCCGCCACAATCCAACTCATCGAAGAAAAAGCCGCACAGCATCACGTGCGCCTGAACTGGAAAAAGCAGGACCAGTTTGTGCAAATGGATCGCGAAGAACGGTGCGAGGATGATGCAGAAAATGAGGCCGTCTGGGCCGCCTGCTGGTTGAGGCGTCGCTGCCACATGATCCGGGATGGGCGCTTTTATGCCTGCACCCGCCCGGCTCATTTTAGCAAGATGCTCGATGAGGACTTCACGGCAGATGGAGTGTTATTGCACGAAGCTAACACGGCTGAAGAAATCCAGTCTTACCTTCAGCGCAGCGAGCCTCTGGAAGCCTGTGCCCTTTGTCTGGGCGGCAATGCTCCGGAAGCCCCACACCGCCAACTGAAACCCGGAGAGGAGCGGGTGCGAGTGACAGCATGA
- a CDS encoding sensor histidine kinase, whose product MNPLFDSHSRENSLHKLAVALKAWAYRTRQSMQQRRTNLLLILLVITPVALLTWLGTYLIRDAARSTDSAMQAVLAERLAVANQQLVNDLRRFTDKLDLMANAEGMTGREVAAALGTHQWMMETWVAQEGGAVIPVFEKSGHTPGERADAQLRSSVLLDTLKSAVSQASATTGPFYAWVNATPAQATDRSRQATWMTFARADNYRLQNLELETGPSKFLSGWHVTDGDFIYWRQVSPREVVCARLISLLLRRALYDRLPPPGLDPYPGKLLLATASGIQLHTAGRMLSGSSAAPSARLVCSAPLSQWVLSYSPASVEFPKPYLFPILLGVSSGCLLVLALAWTFFRENARELRLAQQRVSFVNQISHELKTPLTNIQLYTEMAAHRIEDSGDAIAQRHLRVVETETARLNRLIQNVLNYARQQRDKLSVQIKPIVLDEVVNRAVGNWRTLLENKGFQVHTVLQGPPLMKADADALEQILGNLLSNVDKYAAHGKWVSIRTETAGSSVRIVVEDRGSGIPSGKRRMVFEPFERLRSDLNEGVSGTGIGLTISRELADLHGGSLEVCSLYKDGARFILTLPVHPL is encoded by the coding sequence ATGAATCCCTTGTTTGATTCTCACTCGCGCGAAAATTCTCTGCATAAACTCGCTGTTGCGTTGAAGGCGTGGGCTTATCGTACACGCCAATCCATGCAGCAGCGCCGTACCAATCTCTTGCTCATCCTCCTGGTCATCACGCCCGTAGCGTTGTTGACTTGGCTGGGCACATACCTCATCCGTGATGCTGCACGCAGCACGGACTCTGCCATGCAGGCGGTGCTAGCAGAGAGGCTGGCTGTGGCTAACCAGCAATTGGTCAACGATCTTCGCCGATTTACGGATAAACTGGATCTCATGGCCAACGCTGAGGGAATGACAGGTCGCGAGGTAGCAGCAGCTCTGGGCACGCATCAATGGATGATGGAGACCTGGGTGGCCCAGGAAGGCGGGGCAGTGATACCCGTCTTTGAAAAATCGGGCCATACCCCAGGTGAACGTGCTGATGCGCAGTTGAGATCGTCCGTGCTGCTGGACACTTTAAAGAGTGCCGTCAGCCAAGCGAGCGCCACGACAGGGCCCTTTTATGCTTGGGTCAATGCCACTCCTGCTCAGGCGACAGACCGCAGTCGCCAAGCGACGTGGATGACCTTTGCCCGAGCAGATAACTACCGTCTGCAGAATTTGGAATTGGAAACAGGACCGAGCAAATTTCTTTCGGGCTGGCACGTGACGGACGGTGATTTTATTTATTGGCGGCAGGTTTCGCCTAGAGAGGTGGTCTGTGCCCGGCTGATCAGCCTGCTTCTTCGGCGGGCGCTGTATGATCGCCTGCCTCCCCCTGGGTTGGATCCTTATCCCGGCAAATTGCTCCTGGCCACAGCCAGTGGTATCCAATTGCACACGGCTGGGCGCATGCTGTCAGGGTCCAGTGCGGCACCTTCAGCCCGTCTCGTGTGCTCTGCTCCGCTCAGTCAATGGGTGCTGTCGTATTCACCCGCCTCGGTGGAGTTCCCGAAGCCTTATCTGTTTCCCATTTTATTGGGCGTGAGTTCTGGCTGTTTGTTGGTGTTAGCTTTGGCCTGGACATTCTTCCGTGAAAATGCGCGTGAACTGCGTCTAGCTCAGCAGCGAGTGAGCTTTGTGAATCAGATCTCGCATGAACTCAAAACACCACTCACGAATATCCAGCTCTACACAGAGATGGCGGCGCATCGGATCGAAGATAGCGGTGACGCCATCGCGCAGCGCCATCTTCGGGTGGTAGAGACAGAAACGGCCAGGCTGAATCGCCTGATTCAAAACGTGCTGAATTACGCCCGCCAACAGCGGGATAAATTGAGCGTCCAAATCAAGCCCATCGTGCTGGATGAAGTGGTGAATCGTGCGGTGGGAAATTGGCGTACTTTGTTAGAAAACAAAGGCTTCCAGGTCCACACCGTTCTGCAAGGTCCGCCACTCATGAAGGCCGATGCGGATGCCCTGGAGCAGATTTTGGGAAACCTTCTCTCCAATGTGGACAAGTATGCAGCTCATGGAAAATGGGTGTCTATCCGCACGGAGACGGCTGGCAGCAGCGTCAGGATCGTGGTGGAAGATCGGGGTTCTGGCATTCCTTCAGGGAAACGCCGCATGGTGTTTGAGCCCTTTGAGCGCCTGCGGTCCGATTTGAATGAAGGCGTCAGCGGCACCGGGATTGGTTTGACGATTTCGCGTGAGCTGGCTGATTTGCACGGCGGCTCACTGGAGGTTTGCAGCCTCTACAAAGATGGCGCTAGATTTATTCTCACCTTGCCCGTTCATCCTCTATGA
- a CDS encoding O-acetyl-ADP-ribose deacetylase, giving the protein MTLEAIQANITTLDVDAIVNAANSSLLGGGGVDGAIHRAAGPDLVHECRLLGGCKTGQAKITRGYRLIARHIIHTVGPVWRGGTHGEPELLRACYDESLHLANKHGLSSIAFPCISTGIYGYPLDLAAHIAVTAARDFAVRDTSLNHIVFCCFSIQDQQLYEHILKAP; this is encoded by the coding sequence ATGACCCTCGAAGCTATCCAAGCCAATATCACCACCCTAGATGTGGATGCCATCGTGAATGCTGCGAATTCATCTTTGCTAGGCGGTGGCGGTGTGGACGGAGCCATTCATCGCGCCGCTGGGCCGGATCTAGTCCACGAATGCAGGTTGTTAGGCGGCTGCAAAACCGGCCAGGCAAAGATCACGAGAGGTTATCGGCTCATAGCACGACACATTATCCACACAGTAGGTCCAGTATGGCGGGGTGGCACTCACGGTGAGCCTGAGCTGCTGCGTGCCTGCTATGACGAGAGCTTACACTTGGCCAATAAACATGGGTTAAGCAGCATTGCCTTTCCTTGCATCTCCACTGGCATTTATGGCTATCCCTTAGACTTGGCTGCACACATTGCCGTCACCGCAGCACGTGATTTTGCGGTCCGTGACACCTCGCTAAATCACATCGTCTTCTGCTGCTTCTCGATTCAGGATCAGCAGCTTTATGAGCACATCCTCAAGGCCCCATGA
- a CDS encoding protein-tyrosine phosphatase family protein, protein MNTRLLRQLPFTRSYWVVPGKLLAGFYPGDRDPYVANSKLTSLFDFGVSHIINLMQEDECDHTRQRTFVDYSPAWYALGRTRSQPVTWENQPIRDLGIPTVTQMIETLDSIDAVLAEGRTAYVHCWGGKGRTGTVIGCWLARHGEPDPLQKLHQLTAHARAYFPVIPETARQQTFVTDWKRHQ, encoded by the coding sequence ATGAACACCCGCCTTCTCCGCCAACTCCCCTTCACCCGCAGCTACTGGGTTGTCCCAGGCAAACTCCTGGCCGGTTTCTATCCCGGTGACCGCGACCCTTACGTGGCCAATTCGAAACTGACTTCGCTATTCGATTTCGGGGTTTCGCACATCATCAATCTCATGCAGGAGGACGAGTGCGACCACACCCGCCAGCGGACCTTTGTGGACTACAGCCCAGCCTGGTACGCGCTCGGCCGCACCCGCAGCCAGCCGGTCACTTGGGAGAATCAGCCCATCCGCGATCTTGGCATCCCCACCGTCACGCAGATGATTGAGACTCTGGATTCCATTGATGCCGTGCTTGCTGAAGGACGCACCGCCTATGTTCACTGCTGGGGTGGGAAAGGACGCACAGGCACCGTCATAGGCTGTTGGCTAGCCCGCCACGGAGAGCCTGATCCCCTCCAAAAGCTGCATCAACTCACCGCTCATGCCCGTGCCTATTTCCCCGTCATACCGGAAACCGCCCGGCAGCAAACTTTCGTCACGGATTGGAAACGCCATCAATGA